One window of the Marmota flaviventris isolate mMarFla1 chromosome 2, mMarFla1.hap1, whole genome shotgun sequence genome contains the following:
- the LOC114088214 gene encoding prothymosin alpha-like, giving the protein MSDAAVDTSSEITTKDLKEKKEVVEEAENGRVAPANGNANEENWEQEADNEVDEEEEEGGEEEEEEGGGEEEDGDEDEEAEAATGKRAAEDDEDDDVDTKKQKTDEETRQQKRKS; this is encoded by the coding sequence ATGTCAGACGCGGCCGTGGACACTAGCTCTGAAATCACCACCAAGGActtaaaggagaagaaggaagttgTGGAGGAGGCAGAGAATGGAAGAGTCGCCCCTGCTAATGGGAATGCTAATGAGGAAAATTGGGAACAGGAGGCTGACAATGAGgtagatgaagaagaggaagagggtggtgaggaagaggaggaggaaggtggtggtgaggaagaggatggagatgaagatgaggaggctgaggcagctacGGGCAAACGGGCAGCTGAAGATGACGAGGATGATGATGTTGATACCAAGAAGCAGAAGACCGATGAGGAGACTAGacagcaaaaaaggaaaagttaa